The Caretta caretta isolate rCarCar2 chromosome 5, rCarCar1.hap1, whole genome shotgun sequence genome contains a region encoding:
- the LOC142072077 gene encoding avidin-like, which yields MMGKVAFSLLLALALVTLGVSSARKCVLSGLWKNELGSNMTISAVNTDGGFTGLYHTAVTATDKHIRVSPLKGSQKPTNQRKQPTFGFTVSWTFSNSMTVFVGQCFMDDKGKETLKTMWLLREEVSSPGADWKATRVGTNIFTRIK from the exons ATGATGGGGAAAGTCGCCTTCTCCCTGCTCCTCGCCCTGGCTCTGGTGACCCTCGGGGTCTCCTCAGCGAGAAAG TGCGTCCTGTCTGGACTGTGGAAGAATGAGCTGGGCTCTAACATGACCATCTCTGCCGTGAACACCGATGGGGGATTCACCGGTTTGTACCACACAGCAGTGACGGCCACCGACAAACACATCCGGGTGTCACCCCTGAAGGGGTCCCAGAAGCCCACGAACCAGAGGAAGCAGCCGACCTTTGGCTTCACCGTGAGCTGGACGTTCTCAA ACTCAATGACCGTCTTCGTGGGCCAGTGCTTCATGGATGATAAAGGGAAGGAAACTCTGAAGACCATGTGGCTGCTGCGTGAGGAGGTCAGCTCCCCCGGCGCCGACTGGAAAGCGACCAG